Below is a genomic region from Piscirickettsia litoralis.
CGACCGCACAACGGTATTCAGTCTAAATGAAGTCTTGATAAACAAGTTTCTAAGCAACTATAAAACAAATTTCCCAATCACACAGAAGCAAAAACCAGAACAGCCTGAAAACGCCGCAAGTGTTGAAAAACCTCAAGTTGCGGATTCGCAGAATGGAAACTGCGAAATCAACGAATCAATAAAGGAAGCACTGGAAGACAAAGAAGATATTAATAACCCTGTTGATAATTTTAGTCAGTGCGTTGAAGAAGGCAGCATTGTTATTGAACTAGAATCTATTTTATCTCAATTGCTCGAAGAAAAAGCACGCCACAATGAAAAACTAACAACAGGATATGATATGGAAACCTGGGCAAAAGAAGGGGACGAGTTAAGGACCGCACTCTTAGAAACTCAACAGGCGCTTGATGAAGCAAGAGCAATGCAGAACATCGGTGAACAACCATTACAGGAGTTGCTTGACGTTGAAAACGTTAAGCCTAACTTGGTAGAAATGAAAACTATTGAGGACGTGCCTGTTGATATGGCAACACCGCATGGACCGGTCACAAATCAACTCAGCCAGAATTTTTACAATCAACAAAAAACATCATCAGAGCGAACAATTACAAACAAGCACATGAAGCGTTTAAAACATTTCTCTAAACGGTTTGGCAATTCTGTTGATGAAATGATATGGTTTCTAAAAAATGCTTATACTGAACGCGGATATACCACCGATAAGGTCATGGGAATCTTAAGTGCAATAGCTCCAACCTTTACTAGACCAAATGGAATGTCGGCCTAAATGAAATTGATTACAGTTGAAGACTATGCAGTTTTGAATAAAATGCGGGTGCAAGATGTTTATATCTTGATTCAGGAAGGGAAGCTAAAAACTCAAGCATCAGAGCATAAACAGATAAGGTTAAAGAGCCATATTAATTTGGTTTATGTAGAGCAGGTGCCTAAAAGCATCGTTAGTCTTGATGCGAGTATTAAATATCTGACTCAGAAAGAAACCGTAAAAAGAACGGGGTTGCCCGTTGATAGAGTCCGTAAAATGATTAACAGCGGTGAGATTAAAAGCATCAGGATTAAAGGCACAGCCTTTGTTCCTGCCGATCAGTTTGAAACTGTAGATTGATAGACTTTTTAAGA
It encodes:
- a CDS encoding MerR family transcriptional regulator, which gives rise to MKLITVEDYAVLNKMRVQDVYILIQEGKLKTQASEHKQIRLKSHINLVYVEQVPKSIVSLDASIKYLTQKETVKRTGLPVDRVRKMINSGEIKSIRIKGTAFVPADQFETVD